Proteins encoded by one window of Streptacidiphilus sp. PB12-B1b:
- a CDS encoding carboxylesterase, protein MPLLPGAEPYRHQGGRVGVLVCHGFTGSPQSMRPWAEAAAADGLSVSLPLLPGHGTQWRDLNVTRWPDWYATVEREFDVLAKECDQVFVFGLSMGGLLSLHLAAERGAAVSGLVLVNPLVRMPGQAHRALPLVRHLIPSLPGVSDDVALPGVSEQGYTRTPLHAAHSMAQLARIVQSELPQITQPLLLFRSTQDHVVPPPSGALLLSRISSTDVEERLLERSYHVATLDYDAETIFEGSLDFVRRLTTPAEV, encoded by the coding sequence ATGCCGCTCTTGCCCGGTGCCGAGCCGTACCGCCACCAAGGCGGCCGTGTCGGCGTGCTGGTCTGCCACGGGTTCACCGGCTCGCCCCAGTCGATGCGGCCCTGGGCCGAGGCCGCCGCGGCGGACGGGCTCAGCGTCTCGCTGCCGCTGCTGCCCGGGCACGGCACCCAGTGGCGCGACCTGAACGTCACCCGCTGGCCGGACTGGTACGCGACCGTCGAGCGCGAGTTCGACGTGCTCGCCAAGGAGTGCGACCAGGTCTTCGTCTTCGGCCTGTCCATGGGCGGCCTGCTGTCGCTGCACCTGGCGGCCGAGCGCGGCGCGGCCGTCTCCGGGCTGGTGCTGGTCAACCCGCTGGTGCGGATGCCCGGACAGGCGCACCGGGCGCTGCCGCTGGTCCGGCACCTGATCCCGAGCCTGCCGGGGGTCTCCGACGACGTGGCCCTCCCCGGGGTGAGCGAGCAGGGCTACACCCGCACCCCGCTGCACGCGGCGCACTCCATGGCGCAGCTGGCCCGGATCGTGCAGTCCGAGCTGCCGCAGATCACCCAGCCGCTGCTGCTGTTCCGCAGCACCCAGGACCACGTCGTGCCGCCGCCGAGCGGCGCGCTGCTGCTCTCCCGGATCTCCTCGACCGATGTCGAGGAGCGGCTGCTCGAGCGCAGCTACCACGTGGCGACGCTGGACTACGACGCCGAGACGATCTTCGAGGGCAGTCTCGACTTCGTCCGGCGGCTGACCACCCCGGCGGAGGTGTGA
- a CDS encoding 1-acyl-sn-glycerol-3-phosphate acyltransferase, with amino-acid sequence MKMIVAPLLKIFFRPWVEGMDNIPEEGPAILASNHLSFSDSFFLPALMRRRVTFIAKSEYFTGTGIKGKLTAAFFRGVGQLPVDRSGVRGAGEAAIRSGIEVIERGELFGVYPEGTRSPDGKLYRGKVGGLARIALATGAPVIPVAMINTDKLQPPGQVKPNFGIRPGIRIGAPMDFSRYHGMESDRFILRSVTDEVMYEIMRLSGQEYVDIYATAAKRRLQDAGKQAKKQAKKQGDAQGDDDQ; translated from the coding sequence ATGAAGATGATCGTCGCCCCACTGCTGAAGATCTTCTTCCGTCCGTGGGTCGAGGGGATGGACAACATCCCCGAGGAGGGTCCGGCCATCCTCGCCAGCAACCACCTCTCCTTCTCCGACTCGTTCTTCCTGCCCGCGCTGATGCGTCGGCGGGTGACCTTCATCGCCAAGTCCGAGTACTTCACCGGAACGGGGATCAAGGGCAAGTTGACGGCCGCGTTCTTCCGGGGTGTCGGCCAGCTGCCGGTGGACCGCTCCGGGGTGCGCGGCGCGGGGGAGGCGGCGATCCGCAGCGGCATCGAGGTGATCGAGCGCGGCGAGCTGTTCGGCGTCTACCCGGAGGGCACCCGCTCGCCCGACGGCAAGCTCTACCGCGGCAAGGTCGGCGGCCTGGCCCGGATCGCGCTGGCGACCGGCGCGCCGGTGATCCCGGTGGCCATGATCAACACCGACAAGCTGCAGCCGCCCGGCCAGGTCAAGCCGAACTTCGGCATCCGCCCGGGCATCCGCATCGGCGCGCCGATGGACTTCTCCCGCTACCACGGCATGGAGAGCGACCGCTTCATCCTGCGCTCGGTCACCGACGAGGTGATGTACGAGATCATGCGGCTGTCCGGCCAGGAGTACGTGGACATCTACGCCACGGCCGCCAAGCGCCGGCTCCAGGACGCCGGCAAGCAGGCGAAGAAGCAGGCCAAGAAGCAGGGCGACGCGCAGGGCGACGACGACCAGTAG
- the macS gene encoding MacS family sensor histidine kinase, which translates to MGTGIQAGGRTGGGFSVEQPLWRAVSAFRLLTLVYAVGTFPRAAGHYHDRPGAWAYLAVLALWTLATVRPFSSKQRCGWPWLYADLAIVVAGILLTRAFDAHAGVAAGDPTLPTIRAAGAVLGFAVMGGWLPAAVSGLVVGVADIVEAGGVTASDLHNIVILMLAGVAIGYVIEVARASERTLARALEIQAATRERERLARDIHDGVLQVLAMVQRRGAEVGGEAAELGRMAGEQEIALRALVAEGLAPNPSYVAPVLPRGGLGAVGGLGAVGGRTADADAPDADAEQDLRSYLAPLADARVTVSAPGTPVLLPGHAVRELSAAVGAALDNVRRHAGEARAWILVEDEPGEVVVSIRDDGPGFDAAARLHEAAREGRLGVSQSIQGRLRDLGGSADLFSTLGQGTEVELRVPRGARTGHPPTGARSNDVDSKEGSGR; encoded by the coding sequence GTGGGGACGGGCATACAGGCCGGGGGCAGGACCGGCGGCGGCTTCTCGGTGGAGCAGCCGCTGTGGCGCGCGGTGTCGGCGTTCCGGCTGCTGACCCTGGTGTACGCGGTCGGCACCTTTCCCCGGGCCGCCGGGCACTACCACGACCGGCCCGGCGCCTGGGCCTACCTGGCCGTGCTGGCGCTGTGGACGCTCGCCACCGTGCGGCCCTTCTCGTCCAAGCAGCGCTGCGGCTGGCCGTGGCTCTACGCCGACCTGGCGATCGTGGTGGCCGGCATCCTGCTCACCCGGGCCTTCGACGCGCACGCCGGGGTCGCCGCGGGCGATCCCACGCTGCCGACCATCCGCGCCGCCGGGGCCGTCCTCGGCTTCGCGGTGATGGGCGGCTGGCTGCCCGCCGCCGTCTCCGGCCTGGTGGTCGGGGTGGCCGACATCGTCGAGGCGGGCGGGGTGACCGCCAGCGACCTGCACAACATCGTCATCCTGATGCTGGCCGGCGTCGCCATCGGCTACGTCATCGAGGTGGCCCGGGCCAGCGAGCGGACCCTGGCCAGGGCGCTGGAGATCCAGGCGGCGACCCGGGAGCGGGAGCGGCTGGCCCGGGACATCCACGACGGGGTGCTGCAGGTGCTGGCCATGGTCCAGCGGCGCGGCGCGGAGGTCGGCGGCGAGGCCGCCGAGCTGGGGCGGATGGCGGGGGAGCAGGAGATCGCGCTGCGCGCCCTGGTCGCCGAGGGCCTGGCGCCCAACCCCTCGTACGTGGCGCCGGTGCTGCCGCGCGGTGGGCTCGGTGCGGTCGGCGGGCTCGGTGCGGTCGGCGGGCGGACCGCCGACGCCGACGCCCCGGACGCCGACGCCGAGCAGGACCTGCGCTCCTACCTCGCCCCGCTGGCGGACGCCCGGGTGACCGTCTCCGCGCCCGGCACCCCGGTGCTGCTGCCCGGCCACGCCGTCCGCGAGCTGAGCGCCGCCGTCGGGGCCGCGCTGGACAACGTCCGCAGGCACGCGGGCGAGGCCCGGGCCTGGATCCTGGTCGAGGACGAGCCGGGCGAGGTGGTGGTGAGCATCCGCGACGACGGCCCCGGCTTCGACGCCGCCGCCCGGCTGCACGAGGCCGCCCGGGAGGGGCGGTTGGGGGTGTCCCAGTCGATCCAGGGGCGGCTGCGCGACCTCGGCGGCAGCGCGGACCTCTTCTCCACGCTCGGCCAGGGCACCGAGGTGGAGCTCCGGGTGCCGCGCGGCGCCCGCACCGGGCACCCGCCAACTGGTGCCCGCAGCAACGACGTTGACAGCAAGGAGGGCAGCGGCCGATGA
- a CDS encoding response regulator transcription factor, translating into MSADEQAIRVMVVDDHPMWREAVARDLADAGCEVVATAGDGREAVRRAPAAAAHVVVLDLNLPDLPGVEVCRQLMARQPSPKVLVLSASGEHADVLEAVKSGATGYLVKSASREELLDAVRRTAEGDPVFTPGLAGLVLGEYRRLAAEPAPAGVRTPAAPQLTDRETEVLRLVAKGLSYKQIAERLVLSHRTVQNHVQNTLGKLQLHNRVELVRYAIERGLDDEG; encoded by the coding sequence ATGAGCGCCGACGAGCAGGCCATCAGGGTCATGGTGGTGGACGACCACCCCATGTGGCGCGAGGCCGTCGCCCGCGACCTCGCCGACGCGGGCTGCGAGGTGGTGGCGACCGCGGGCGACGGCCGCGAGGCGGTGCGCCGGGCCCCGGCGGCGGCCGCGCACGTCGTCGTGCTCGACCTCAACCTGCCGGACCTGCCCGGGGTCGAGGTCTGCCGCCAGCTGATGGCCCGTCAACCATCCCCTAAGGTGCTGGTGTTGTCGGCCAGCGGGGAGCACGCCGACGTGCTGGAGGCGGTGAAGTCCGGGGCCACCGGCTACCTGGTCAAGTCCGCCAGCCGCGAGGAACTCCTGGACGCGGTACGCCGGACCGCCGAGGGCGACCCGGTGTTCACCCCCGGGCTGGCCGGGCTGGTGCTCGGCGAGTACCGGCGGCTGGCGGCCGAACCCGCCCCGGCCGGGGTCCGCACCCCGGCCGCGCCCCAACTCACCGACCGCGAGACCGAAGTGCTGCGGCTGGTCGCCAAGGGCCTCTCCTACAAGCAGATCGCCGAGCGGCTGGTGCTGTCGCACCGCACCGTGCAGAACCACGTCCAGAACACCCTCGGCAAGCTGCAGTTGCACAACCGGGTCGAGCTGGTCCGCTACGCCATCGAACGCGGCCTGGACGACGAGGGCTGA
- a CDS encoding 6-phosphofructokinase: MRIGVLTGGGDCPGLNAVIRGIVRKGVEVYGYEFTGFRDGWRGPLDGATTPLGVAEVRGILPRGGTVLGSSRTNPLTVADGIRKVKENLAAHRVDALIAIGGEDTLGVAAALSGQGVNVVGVPKTIDNDLNATDYTFGFDTAVNIATEAVDRLHTTAESHRRVLVIEVMGRHAGWIALHSGVAGGANVILIPEHRFDMEQVCAWVEQRFRINYAPIVVVAEGAMPVEGQMVLKDDTRDAFGHVRLSGIGEWLAHEIEARTGKEARTTVLGHIQRGGTPSAFDRWLATRFGLHAVDAVHDGAYGTMVALRGTDIVRVPLAEATARIKTVDPALYAEFDVFFG; this comes from the coding sequence ATGCGGATCGGAGTGCTCACCGGCGGAGGGGACTGCCCGGGGCTGAACGCGGTCATCCGGGGGATCGTGCGCAAGGGCGTCGAGGTCTACGGCTACGAGTTCACCGGCTTCCGGGACGGCTGGCGCGGCCCGCTCGACGGCGCCACCACCCCCCTCGGCGTGGCCGAGGTGCGGGGCATCCTGCCGCGCGGCGGAACCGTCCTCGGCTCCTCGCGCACCAATCCGCTCACCGTCGCCGACGGCATCCGCAAGGTCAAGGAGAACCTGGCGGCGCACCGGGTGGACGCGCTGATAGCGATCGGCGGGGAGGACACCCTCGGCGTCGCCGCCGCCCTCAGCGGCCAGGGCGTGAACGTCGTCGGCGTCCCCAAGACCATCGACAACGACCTCAACGCCACCGACTACACCTTCGGCTTCGACACCGCCGTCAACATCGCCACCGAGGCCGTCGACCGGCTGCACACCACTGCCGAGTCGCACCGGCGGGTGCTGGTGATCGAGGTCATGGGCCGCCACGCCGGATGGATCGCGCTGCACTCGGGCGTGGCCGGCGGGGCCAACGTCATCCTCATCCCCGAGCACCGCTTCGACATGGAGCAGGTCTGCGCCTGGGTCGAGCAGCGGTTCAGGATCAACTACGCCCCGATCGTGGTGGTCGCCGAGGGCGCCATGCCCGTCGAGGGCCAGATGGTGCTCAAGGACGACACCCGGGACGCCTTCGGGCACGTCCGGCTGTCCGGCATCGGCGAGTGGCTGGCCCACGAGATCGAGGCCCGCACCGGCAAGGAGGCCCGCACCACCGTCCTCGGCCACATCCAGCGCGGCGGCACCCCGAGCGCCTTCGACCGCTGGCTCGCCACCCGCTTCGGACTGCACGCGGTGGACGCCGTCCACGACGGCGCCTACGGGACGATGGTGGCCCTGCGCGGCACCGACATCGTCCGGGTGCCGCTGGCCGAGGCCACCGCCCGGATCAAGACCGTGGACCCGGCGCTGTACGCCGAGTTCGACGTCTTCTTCGGCTGA
- a CDS encoding ferric reductase-like transmembrane domain-containing protein produces MTSTVATRTAADPGPSLRHADTAARALLGVIGAGAAAVLWLWWSDTGAIIGAGQWITNGARLCGLLAGYTAPVLVLLMARIPAADRTLGTDRLARWHAMGGRYMVGLVIAHVTLIIWGYSLTDDSGVVHQTAQIVFHYPDMLKAVCGTLLLFAVAAVSARAARRRLRYETWYHLHLATYLAIVLVFFHQLSNGDEFLRDPAARAAWYCLYLGAAAAIGWFRFVLPARDALRHRLRVAEVRTEAPGVVSVLVTGRRLDELAARTRPGQFFRWRFLAPGLAWSANPYSLSAPPGGGPLRITVRERGGHSAALRTLRPGTRVVAEGPYGAFTADRRSAPKVLLLAAGVGITPLRTLFETVPAAPGGLTLLYRAGSEQDVLFRDELEAVAAARGARLHYLVGARAEIGEPLQTRTLLGLLPDLRDHDVYLCGPAGMVATAREALDTAGVPPRRIHHESFEF; encoded by the coding sequence ATGACCAGCACCGTGGCGACGCGCACCGCCGCCGACCCCGGGCCGTCCCTGCGCCACGCCGACACCGCCGCCCGGGCGCTGCTCGGCGTCATCGGCGCGGGCGCGGCCGCCGTGCTCTGGCTGTGGTGGAGCGACACCGGCGCGATCATCGGCGCCGGGCAGTGGATCACCAACGGCGCCCGGCTGTGCGGCCTGCTGGCCGGGTACACCGCGCCGGTGCTGGTGCTGCTGATGGCGCGGATCCCGGCGGCCGACCGCACCCTGGGCACCGACCGGCTGGCCCGCTGGCACGCCATGGGCGGCCGGTACATGGTCGGCCTGGTGATCGCCCATGTGACGCTGATCATCTGGGGCTACTCGCTCACCGACGACAGCGGCGTCGTGCACCAGACCGCGCAGATCGTCTTCCACTACCCGGACATGCTCAAGGCGGTCTGCGGCACGCTGCTGCTGTTCGCCGTCGCCGCGGTCTCCGCCCGCGCCGCCCGCCGCAGGCTGCGCTACGAGACCTGGTACCACCTGCACCTGGCCACCTACCTGGCGATCGTCCTGGTCTTCTTCCACCAGCTCAGCAACGGCGACGAGTTCCTCCGCGACCCGGCCGCCCGCGCCGCCTGGTACTGCCTCTACCTGGGCGCGGCGGCGGCCATCGGCTGGTTCCGCTTCGTGCTCCCGGCCCGGGACGCGCTGCGCCACCGGCTGCGGGTGGCCGAGGTCCGCACCGAGGCGCCGGGCGTGGTCTCGGTGCTGGTCACCGGCCGCCGCCTGGACGAGCTGGCCGCCCGCACCCGGCCCGGGCAGTTCTTCCGCTGGCGCTTCCTCGCCCCCGGCCTGGCCTGGTCCGCCAACCCGTACTCGCTGTCGGCCCCGCCCGGCGGCGGCCCGCTGCGGATCACCGTCCGCGAGCGCGGCGGCCACAGCGCCGCGCTGCGGACGCTGCGGCCCGGCACCCGGGTCGTCGCCGAGGGGCCGTACGGCGCGTTCACCGCCGACCGGCGCAGCGCCCCCAAGGTGCTGCTGCTGGCCGCCGGGGTCGGCATCACCCCGCTGCGCACGCTGTTCGAGACCGTCCCGGCCGCGCCCGGCGGGCTCACCCTGCTCTACCGGGCGGGCAGCGAGCAGGACGTGCTGTTCCGGGACGAGCTCGAGGCCGTGGCGGCGGCCCGTGGCGCCCGGCTGCACTACCTGGTCGGGGCGCGGGCCGAGATCGGCGAGCCGCTGCAGACCAGGACCCTGCTCGGGCTGCTGCCCGACCTGCGCGACCACGACGTCTACCTGTGCGGCCCGGCCGGGATGGTCGCCACCGCCCGCGAGGCCCTGGACACGGCCGGGGTGCCGCCGCGCCGCATCCACCACGAGTCCTTCGAGTTCTGA
- a CDS encoding FMN-binding protein, with amino-acid sequence MRRFALTAGGTAFGVLLLLAAKPHHTGTAAAAPVVAAQGASGPVTGVHTVTGGAVGTPLGPVQVRVAYDGSRITGVTVLEEPDGTPRDEQINAQAIPVLTQEVLAAQNADIDAVSGATFTSQGYIGSLQSAIDAAR; translated from the coding sequence ATGCGCCGATTCGCCCTGACCGCCGGCGGCACCGCCTTCGGCGTGCTGCTGCTGCTCGCCGCCAAGCCGCACCACACCGGCACGGCCGCCGCCGCCCCGGTCGTCGCCGCGCAGGGCGCCAGCGGGCCGGTCACCGGCGTGCACACGGTGACCGGCGGCGCGGTGGGCACCCCGCTGGGCCCGGTCCAGGTCAGGGTCGCGTACGACGGCAGCAGGATCACCGGCGTCACGGTGCTGGAGGAGCCCGACGGCACCCCCCGCGACGAGCAGATCAACGCCCAGGCGATCCCGGTCCTCACCCAGGAGGTGCTGGCGGCGCAGAACGCGGACATCGACGCGGTCTCCGGCGCGACCTTCACCAGCCAGGGCTACATCGGCTCGCTCCAGAGCGCCATCGACGCGGCCCGGTAG
- a CDS encoding class II 3-deoxy-7-phosphoheptulonate synthase — MTVNAESLDQVHSWQSLPAAQQPEWPDHEALRASLADLASYPPLVFAGECDQLRTRLAAVARGEAFLLQGGDCAEAFDGVSADQIRNKLKTLLQMAVVLTYAASVPVVKVGRIAGQYSKPRSKATETRDGVTLPVYRGDSVNGFAFTEESRRPDPERLKRMYNASASTLNLVRAFTTGGYADLRQVHAWNQDFVRSSPSGQRYERLAKEIDSALSFMNACGVDPEEFRTVEFYSSHEALVLDYETALTRTDSRTGRLYDVSGHMVWIGERTRQLDHAHIEFASRISNPVGVKLGPTTTVDEALTLIDRLDPEREPGRLTFITRMGKDKVRDRLPELVEKVTASGAQVVWICDPMHGNTFEAETGHKTRRFDDVLDEVKGFFEVHSALGTHPGGIHVELTGDDVTECVGGGDEVFVDDLHQRYETACDPRLNRSQSLDLAFLVAEMYRQA; from the coding sequence GTGACCGTGAACGCTGAATCCCTGGACCAGGTCCACTCCTGGCAGTCCCTGCCCGCGGCGCAGCAGCCCGAATGGCCGGACCACGAGGCTCTGCGCGCGTCCCTTGCCGATCTCGCCTCCTATCCTCCGTTGGTTTTCGCCGGTGAGTGCGACCAGCTTCGTACCCGGCTCGCCGCCGTCGCCCGTGGAGAGGCCTTCCTGCTCCAGGGCGGCGACTGCGCCGAGGCGTTCGACGGTGTGTCGGCGGACCAGATCCGCAACAAGCTGAAGACCCTGCTGCAGATGGCCGTGGTGCTCACCTATGCCGCCTCGGTGCCGGTGGTCAAGGTCGGCCGGATCGCCGGGCAGTACTCCAAGCCCCGCTCCAAGGCGACCGAGACCCGCGACGGGGTGACCCTGCCGGTGTACCGCGGCGACTCGGTGAACGGCTTCGCCTTCACCGAGGAGTCCCGCCGGCCGGACCCGGAGCGGCTGAAGCGGATGTACAACGCCTCCGCCTCGACCCTGAACCTGGTGCGCGCCTTCACCACCGGCGGCTACGCCGACCTGCGCCAGGTGCACGCCTGGAACCAGGACTTCGTCCGCAGCTCGCCCTCCGGCCAGCGCTACGAGCGCCTGGCCAAGGAGATCGACAGCGCGCTGTCCTTCATGAACGCCTGCGGGGTGGACCCGGAGGAGTTCCGCACGGTCGAGTTCTACTCCTCGCACGAGGCGCTGGTGCTGGACTACGAGACGGCGCTGACCCGCACCGACTCCCGCACCGGGCGGCTCTACGACGTCTCCGGCCACATGGTCTGGATCGGCGAGCGGACCCGGCAGCTGGACCACGCCCACATCGAGTTCGCCTCCAGGATCAGCAACCCGGTCGGGGTCAAGCTCGGCCCCACCACCACCGTGGACGAGGCGCTGACCCTGATCGACCGGCTGGACCCGGAGCGCGAGCCCGGCCGGCTGACCTTCATCACCCGGATGGGCAAGGACAAGGTCCGCGACCGGCTGCCGGAGCTGGTGGAGAAGGTCACCGCCAGCGGCGCCCAGGTGGTCTGGATCTGCGACCCCATGCACGGCAACACCTTCGAGGCGGAGACCGGGCACAAGACCCGCCGCTTCGACGACGTGCTGGACGAGGTCAAGGGCTTCTTCGAGGTGCACAGCGCGCTGGGCACCCACCCGGGCGGCATCCATGTGGAGCTGACCGGCGACGACGTCACCGAGTGCGTGGGCGGCGGCGACGAGGTCTTCGTGGACGATCTGCACCAGCGCTACGAGACGGCCTGCGACCCCCGGCTGAACCGCAGCCAGTCGCTCGACCTGGCCTTCCTGGTGGCGGAGATGTACCGGCAGGCGTGA
- a CDS encoding bacterioferritin-associated ferredoxin — protein sequence MYVCLCHAVTEQRVREEIAAGATTPRQVAGGCKAGTDCGSCVRRIQAMLGHEGARPCPTPRLAARLGLAVAASATGPAVDPAAETAAEAA from the coding sequence ATGTACGTGTGCCTGTGCCATGCGGTCACTGAGCAGCGCGTCCGCGAGGAGATAGCCGCGGGTGCCACCACCCCGCGCCAGGTCGCCGGCGGCTGCAAGGCCGGGACGGACTGCGGCTCCTGCGTGCGGCGGATCCAGGCCATGCTCGGCCATGAGGGCGCCCGGCCGTGCCCCACCCCCCGGCTCGCCGCCCGCCTGGGGCTGGCCGTCGCCGCTTCCGCCACCGGTCCTGCTGTCGATCCCGCCGCCGAGACGGCAGCGGAAGCCGCCTGA
- the bfr gene encoding bacterioferritin: MQGDPEVIEFLNEQLTAELTAINQYFLHSRMQENNGWTKLAEYTRHESFDEMKHAEILTDRILFLEGLPNYQRLFHIRIGQTVKEMFEADRQVEIEAIDRLRRGIALMRAKGDVTSARIFEDILKDEEHHIDYLDTQLELVEKLGDALYIAQLIEQPES, from the coding sequence GTGCAGGGTGACCCGGAAGTTATCGAATTCCTCAACGAGCAGTTGACCGCCGAGCTGACGGCCATCAACCAGTACTTCCTGCATTCGCGCATGCAGGAGAACAACGGATGGACCAAGCTCGCCGAGTACACCCGGCACGAGTCCTTCGACGAGATGAAGCACGCCGAGATCCTGACCGACCGGATCCTGTTCCTCGAGGGGCTGCCCAACTACCAGCGGCTGTTCCACATCCGCATCGGCCAGACCGTCAAGGAGATGTTCGAGGCCGACCGGCAGGTCGAGATCGAGGCCATCGACCGGCTCCGGCGCGGCATCGCGCTGATGCGCGCCAAGGGCGACGTCACCTCGGCCCGCATCTTCGAGGACATCCTCAAGGACGAGGAGCACCACATCGACTACCTGGACACCCAGCTGGAGCTGGTCGAGAAGCTCGGGGACGCGCTCTACATCGCGCAGCTGATCGAGCAGCCCGAGTCCTAG
- a CDS encoding molybdopterin-dependent oxidoreductase has product MGQTENDQARAHGSGSGELPPGQRRQRGWPVLHYGPVPRFKPLSWDFQVFGATADGQKHSWDHPRFSTLPHTAVTADLHCVTRFSMLGSHWGGVTARTVLDLVPPAADTTHVMVWAEYGYSANLRLADFAHPSTVFATHRNGEALTVEHGFPVRLVVPGLYAWKGPKWVRAVEYMTADRRGFWEERGYHNLGDPWAEQRYSYQEQPGDGPEF; this is encoded by the coding sequence ATGGGTCAGACCGAGAACGACCAGGCCAGGGCCCACGGAAGCGGCTCCGGCGAGCTGCCGCCGGGCCAGCGCCGACAGCGCGGCTGGCCGGTTCTGCACTACGGTCCGGTGCCCAGGTTCAAGCCGCTCAGCTGGGACTTCCAGGTCTTCGGGGCGACCGCCGACGGGCAGAAGCACAGCTGGGACCACCCGCGCTTCAGCACCCTGCCGCACACCGCGGTCACCGCCGACCTGCACTGCGTCACCCGCTTCTCGATGCTGGGCAGCCACTGGGGCGGGGTGACCGCGCGGACCGTGCTCGACCTGGTGCCGCCCGCCGCCGACACCACCCACGTCATGGTCTGGGCGGAGTACGGCTACAGCGCCAACCTGCGGCTGGCCGACTTCGCCCACCCGTCGACCGTCTTCGCCACCCACCGCAACGGCGAGGCGCTCACCGTCGAGCACGGCTTCCCGGTCCGCCTGGTCGTGCCCGGGCTGTACGCCTGGAAGGGCCCCAAGTGGGTCCGCGCGGTCGAGTACATGACCGCCGACCGCCGCGGCTTCTGGGAGGAGCGCGGCTACCACAACCTCGGCGACCCCTGGGCCGAGCAGCGCTACTCCTACCAGGAGCAGCCCGGCGACGGCCCGGAGTTCTGA
- a CDS encoding GNAT family N-acetyltransferase, with translation MEQPAETLTRDRVVLRRYRPDDLDALERAISESLEHLLPWMPWAAAHSRESVADYLDRAQLDWESGAAFNYAITTEGVLVGSCSMMRRIGPGGLEIGYWLHSGWTGRGLATSAAAALTREAFRLTGTTHVEIHYDEANRPSGAVPGRLGYTLVSRTGRAERLEQAGRDGLTAPRPAPADSGVDVVTRIGREAAEALG, from the coding sequence ATGGAACAGCCTGCCGAGACCCTCACCCGCGACCGGGTCGTCCTGCGCCGCTACCGCCCGGACGACCTGGACGCGCTGGAACGCGCCATCAGCGAGTCGCTGGAGCACCTGCTGCCGTGGATGCCCTGGGCCGCCGCCCACAGCCGGGAGAGCGTGGCCGACTACCTGGACCGGGCCCAGCTCGACTGGGAGTCCGGCGCGGCGTTCAACTACGCCATCACCACCGAGGGCGTCCTGGTGGGCAGTTGCAGCATGATGCGGCGGATCGGCCCGGGCGGCCTGGAGATCGGCTACTGGCTGCACTCCGGCTGGACCGGGCGCGGCCTGGCGACCTCGGCCGCCGCCGCACTCACCCGCGAGGCGTTCCGGCTGACCGGCACCACCCATGTGGAGATCCACTACGACGAGGCCAACAGGCCCAGCGGGGCGGTGCCCGGGCGCCTCGGCTACACCCTGGTCTCCCGCACCGGGCGGGCCGAGCGCCTCGAGCAGGCCGGGCGCGACGGCCTCACCGCGCCGCGCCCGGCGCCGGCCGACTCCGGAGTCGACGTCGTCACCAGGATCGGGCGCGAGGCCGCCGAGGCGCTGGGCTGA
- a CDS encoding nitroreductase family protein, with the protein MATMSAMRRLSTEPVPDEMLARLVQAAVYGPSGSNAQDYQYVLVTDRQVMAKLAPLWSRCVDAYLASVGRTLAATMDDDAFEQMRAAIEYQRDHFADTPALVIPCYHLPKVSADLDGLRGVVTQLGTAGLGRLAAHGGRISLLAEASSVYPGTQNLLLAARTLGLGASLTIWHLMLEREWKAALGIPSEVHTFAVIPIGWPLDAFGPVDHRPVAEVLHRDRW; encoded by the coding sequence ATGGCGACCATGAGCGCCATGCGCCGGCTGAGCACCGAACCGGTGCCGGACGAGATGCTGGCACGACTGGTCCAGGCGGCCGTGTACGGGCCGAGCGGGTCCAACGCCCAGGACTACCAGTACGTGCTGGTGACGGACCGCCAGGTGATGGCGAAGCTCGCGCCGCTGTGGTCGCGCTGCGTGGACGCCTACCTCGCCTCGGTCGGCCGCACCCTGGCCGCGACCATGGACGACGACGCCTTCGAGCAGATGCGCGCCGCGATCGAGTACCAGCGGGACCACTTCGCGGACACCCCGGCCCTGGTCATCCCCTGCTACCACCTGCCGAAGGTCAGCGCCGACCTGGACGGCCTGCGCGGCGTGGTCACCCAGCTCGGCACCGCCGGGCTGGGCCGGCTGGCGGCGCACGGCGGCCGGATCAGCCTGCTGGCGGAGGCGTCCAGCGTCTATCCGGGCACGCAGAACCTGCTGCTGGCGGCCCGCACCCTGGGCCTGGGCGCGAGCCTGACGATCTGGCACCTGATGCTGGAGCGGGAGTGGAAGGCCGCCCTGGGCATCCCCTCCGAGGTGCACACCTTCGCGGTGATCCCGATCGGCTGGCCGCTGGACGCGTTCGGCCCGGTGGACCACCGCCCGGTGGCGGAGGTCCTGCACCGCGACCGCTGGTGA